From a single Lewinella sp. LCG006 genomic region:
- a CDS encoding DEAD/DEAH box helicase → MKFTEFGFSATLMEGLDAMGFYEATPIQEQAIPAIMAGKDLLGCAQTGTGKTAAFLLPILDRYTSEPHKGIDTLIIGPTRELVQQVDRQLEGFSYFTPVSSIPIYGGRDGRSMDQERKALKTGAPVIVATPGRLIAHLDLGYVDFSQVRHFILDEADRMLDMGFVHDILKIASHLPQKRQTLLFSATMPTRIRKFARDLFNNEPVEVNVAVSKPAENILQGAYELEDEGKVKLVAHLLQGKKNLQRTIIFASTKKKVREVNTALQRAGLSVAAISSDLDQNAREDALQDFRSGKIPIVVATDVLSRGIDIKGIDVVINYDVPPDPEDYVHRIGRTARADASGVALTFISRGDRGRFRRIEEMINMEIRRMPLPEGIPVGSPPSKGGRSSSGGRGRGGNSRSGGRNSSRGSSDNRGGSGSSRSGGRRSDGPKKT, encoded by the coding sequence TTGAAATTTACAGAATTCGGCTTTAGTGCAACGCTCATGGAAGGATTGGACGCCATGGGATTCTACGAAGCTACCCCAATACAAGAACAAGCTATCCCTGCAATTATGGCCGGGAAAGACCTGCTGGGTTGTGCCCAGACCGGGACGGGTAAAACGGCAGCTTTTTTACTGCCTATCCTTGATCGTTATACTTCCGAACCACACAAGGGGATTGACACCCTGATTATTGGCCCTACCCGAGAGTTGGTACAGCAAGTAGACCGCCAACTGGAGGGCTTTTCTTACTTCACCCCGGTGAGTTCGATTCCTATTTATGGTGGTCGCGATGGCCGGTCTATGGATCAGGAGCGAAAAGCACTCAAAACCGGTGCGCCAGTAATTGTGGCAACTCCTGGTCGCTTGATTGCTCACCTGGACTTAGGTTATGTAGACTTCAGCCAAGTGCGGCACTTTATCCTGGACGAAGCGGATCGCATGCTTGATATGGGCTTTGTGCATGATATTCTTAAAATTGCTTCTCATTTGCCACAGAAGCGGCAGACCTTGCTGTTTTCAGCGACTATGCCAACACGGATTCGCAAATTTGCCCGTGACTTGTTCAATAACGAACCTGTGGAAGTGAATGTGGCAGTCTCAAAGCCTGCTGAAAATATACTCCAGGGTGCTTACGAACTGGAGGATGAAGGAAAAGTAAAACTGGTAGCTCACCTCCTACAAGGTAAAAAGAACCTACAACGAACCATCATTTTTGCGAGTACCAAGAAAAAAGTTCGGGAGGTCAATACCGCGCTTCAACGTGCGGGCTTGAGTGTAGCAGCTATTTCTTCTGACCTGGATCAGAATGCGCGTGAGGATGCATTGCAGGATTTCCGTAGTGGAAAAATTCCGATTGTGGTAGCAACCGACGTCCTCTCCAGAGGTATTGATATTAAAGGAATTGATGTGGTCATCAACTACGATGTACCACCCGATCCTGAAGATTATGTACACCGTATCGGTCGTACAGCGCGTGCCGATGCTTCGGGTGTTGCCCTGACATTTATCAGTCGTGGCGACCGTGGTCGTTTCCGTCGTATTGAGGAAATGATCAATATGGAGATACGCCGTATGCCTTTGCCCGAAGGTATTCCTGTAGGCAGCCCTCCCTCAAAAGGAGGACGCAGCAGTAGCGGCGGACGCGGGCGTGGAGGCAACTCCCGCAGCGGTGGTCGCAACTCAAGCCGAGGCAGCAGCGACAACCGTGGAGGTAGTGGAAGTAGTCGTTCTGGCGGTCGTCGTAGCGACGGCCCTAAAAAAACATAA
- a CDS encoding ATP-binding cassette domain-containing protein produces MIYLELENVSKSYGEKVLFDRISLPINKGNKVALVAKNGTGKSTLLRVAGGVDLPEGLGAKVYIHRDARMHYLVQEPDFGEEQTILDAIFEGDNPMLKAIERYERALLIPDKAEDLQKALSKMDELRAWDFEARIKEVLSKLKIDDLQKKIKHLSGGQRKRVALARLIIDEPDLIILDEPTNHLDLDMIEWLEEFLRQPSLTILMVTHDRYFLERVCDYIVELDQGELFKYSGNYSEFLRKKATRFEIEGNEHEKNKKSLKRELEWLNRQPKARGTKGKARVNSVLELKDRVEDFSRDAEMQIDIKGQRLGKTILEAYSVNKSYGDHLIIKDFDYKFKKGERIGIAGPNGVGKTTFLHLLTEEERPTGGKIVVGGNTVFGYYTQDGMQLKEDQTVIEVIRDIAEFIPLEKGAKLTAEQLLERFLFPRSQQRVYVSQLSGGERRRLYLLTVLMKNPNFLILDEPTNDLDIMTLNVLEDFLMDFPGCIIIVSHDRFFLDKLVDHLFVFEGEGKIRDFLGTYSEYRVDQLERERAQRSEERKEEQQRKAEVEELKPGLTQEQKKQIKRLENKISKLEEKKKEITEAFNDTTLSAERITELSKDLATVKEEIEELEMEWMELADLA; encoded by the coding sequence ATGATTTATCTTGAGCTAGAGAACGTTTCCAAATCTTACGGCGAAAAAGTTTTATTCGACCGAATCAGTCTGCCCATCAACAAGGGAAACAAAGTAGCACTGGTAGCAAAAAACGGTACTGGTAAGTCTACTTTACTACGTGTTGCTGGCGGGGTAGACTTGCCGGAAGGGCTGGGCGCCAAAGTATACATCCACCGTGATGCTCGGATGCACTATTTGGTGCAAGAGCCAGATTTTGGGGAAGAGCAGACCATCCTGGATGCGATCTTTGAAGGAGACAACCCCATGCTTAAAGCCATTGAGCGTTACGAACGCGCGCTGCTGATTCCCGACAAAGCAGAAGACCTCCAAAAAGCACTCTCCAAGATGGACGAGTTGAGAGCCTGGGATTTTGAAGCACGCATCAAGGAAGTCCTCAGTAAGCTCAAGATTGATGATCTCCAAAAGAAAATCAAACATCTCTCGGGTGGTCAACGCAAACGCGTAGCACTGGCTCGACTCATCATTGACGAGCCGGATCTCATCATTCTCGATGAGCCAACCAACCACTTGGATTTGGACATGATCGAATGGTTGGAGGAGTTTTTACGCCAACCCAGCCTTACCATCCTGATGGTGACGCACGACCGCTATTTCCTGGAAAGGGTATGCGACTACATCGTAGAACTCGACCAGGGTGAGTTGTTTAAATACAGCGGTAATTACAGCGAGTTTTTGCGTAAGAAAGCCACTCGCTTTGAGATTGAAGGTAACGAACACGAGAAGAACAAAAAGTCGCTAAAGCGGGAATTGGAATGGCTCAATCGTCAACCCAAAGCCCGCGGCACCAAAGGCAAGGCCCGTGTCAACAGTGTCTTGGAACTGAAAGACAGAGTAGAAGACTTTTCTCGTGACGCAGAAATGCAAATCGACATCAAAGGCCAGCGTCTTGGCAAGACCATCCTCGAAGCGTACAGTGTCAACAAGTCTTACGGTGACCACTTGATCATCAAAGATTTTGACTACAAATTCAAGAAAGGAGAACGCATCGGCATTGCGGGCCCCAACGGCGTGGGTAAAACCACCTTTTTGCACCTGCTCACCGAGGAAGAACGCCCCACTGGAGGCAAGATCGTCGTTGGTGGCAATACCGTTTTTGGGTACTACACCCAGGACGGGATGCAGCTGAAGGAAGACCAGACCGTGATCGAAGTGATTCGCGACATTGCGGAATTTATTCCTTTAGAGAAAGGCGCAAAATTGACCGCAGAGCAACTGCTGGAGCGATTCTTGTTCCCACGTTCCCAGCAACGCGTATATGTCAGTCAACTGAGTGGTGGTGAGCGCCGCCGCCTTTATCTGCTGACGGTCTTGATGAAAAACCCCAACTTCCTCATCCTGGATGAGCCTACCAATGATTTGGACATCATGACCTTGAATGTGCTGGAAGATTTCCTTATGGACTTTCCCGGTTGCATTATCATCGTTTCGCACGACCGCTTTTTTCTCGATAAGCTGGTAGATCATCTTTTTGTCTTCGAAGGAGAAGGTAAAATTCGCGACTTCCTCGGCACCTACAGCGAATACCGCGTTGATCAACTGGAACGCGAACGCGCCCAACGCAGTGAAGAACGCAAAGAAGAACAACAACGTAAAGCCGAAGTAGAAGAACTGAAACCCGGTCTTACGCAAGAACAGAAAAAGCAAATCAAGCGACTCGAAAACAAGATCAGCAAGCTGGAAGAGAAGAAGAAGGAAATCACCGAAGCCTTCAACGACACGACGCTTAGCGCCGAGCGTATTACGGAGCTGTCCAAAGATTTAGCAACAGTAAAAGAAGAAATCGAGGAACTGGAAATGGAGTGGATGGAGTTGGCGGATTTGGCTTAA
- a CDS encoding XdhC family protein: MHNALLQTVADLNLKNKAYATAIIVRRKIPSSGKPGDKAIITADGQIFGWIGGGCTRGIVLKEALLSLQDRKPRMVHISPDVQDVIDGNTKLYRMTCQSGGEVEVYIEPVLPTPQLLIFGNSHIAMALAKIAKAMDYKVEVVLSATDESGFLGVDKLMTLDQFAPQEEQMNQYVIVCTQGERDADALHHALSINSNYLSFVASRRKASAIYHELRQMGTTFDQLKRIKTPAGLDIGAKTPQEVAISILAEVIQDFRAEKETDSSTETSLETTMVNQDYYINPVCKVPVLKSAAKHIVEHHGEKVYFCCDGCKVNFEKAPEMYV, encoded by the coding sequence ATGCATAACGCTTTACTACAAACGGTGGCTGATTTGAACCTGAAAAACAAGGCTTACGCGACGGCTATCATTGTCCGTCGCAAGATTCCTTCTTCGGGCAAACCTGGTGATAAGGCTATCATTACTGCTGATGGGCAAATCTTTGGCTGGATAGGAGGAGGGTGTACTCGCGGCATCGTTCTGAAAGAAGCACTGCTTTCTTTACAAGACCGTAAACCTCGGATGGTACACATCAGCCCAGATGTGCAAGATGTAATAGACGGCAACACGAAGTTGTACCGCATGACATGCCAAAGTGGAGGCGAAGTAGAAGTTTATATAGAACCTGTTTTACCAACACCACAATTGCTCATTTTCGGAAATTCACACATTGCTATGGCACTTGCGAAGATCGCCAAAGCCATGGATTACAAGGTAGAGGTGGTGCTTTCCGCAACCGATGAAAGTGGTTTTCTGGGGGTTGATAAACTAATGACACTAGATCAGTTTGCTCCCCAGGAGGAACAGATGAACCAGTACGTCATCGTTTGCACCCAGGGAGAACGCGATGCCGATGCTTTGCATCATGCGCTGAGTATCAATAGCAACTACCTCTCCTTCGTAGCCAGCAGGCGTAAAGCCAGTGCCATCTACCATGAGCTACGCCAAATGGGTACGACGTTTGATCAGCTTAAGCGCATCAAAACCCCCGCCGGTTTAGATATTGGAGCAAAGACCCCCCAGGAGGTCGCCATCAGCATCCTCGCAGAAGTCATCCAGGATTTCCGCGCCGAAAAGGAAACCGACTCCTCTACGGAAACATCCCTGGAGACCACCATGGTCAATCAGGATTATTACATTAATCCAGTATGCAAGGTACCCGTACTCAAAAGTGCCGCCAAGCATATCGTTGAGCACCATGGAGAAAAGGTCTATTTCTGTTGTGATGGATGTAAAGTGAACTTCGAGAAAGCGCCGGAGATGTATGTTTAA
- a CDS encoding VWA domain-containing protein gives MDHYTHYNSFSESLVGFSQVAREAGFKAGLQCSQDAVLTTLSGIWLDRDLFEYALAALYCHAEEERLAFTNIYRRFWRQKGTRIADKRAQKNKKKITKAPKSIAVMLGQGESDTDEHSEDSKTTTGANNSETVKKTDFTKLSASETRFLDELSEKLIREMSLRIKRKKKKGKQGSVDLGRSIRKNIQNGGTIIRLVKTKKKKEKFRLLILLDVSGSMDKYSFYLLKFLWSLRNHFKQIEAFAFSTKLMRITDYIADKDLSVALMMISQYVTHWSSGTKIGDCLKDFNDNYAKRHLNGNTITIVLSDGLDTGEPEVLAEAIQKIKLRSKKLVWLNPLKGMNGYEPIQEGMKTALPALDHFGAAHNFASLLELENILIDA, from the coding sequence TTGGATCACTACACCCACTATAATTCGTTTAGTGAGTCTTTGGTAGGATTTAGCCAGGTAGCTCGGGAAGCGGGCTTCAAGGCAGGGCTTCAATGTAGTCAGGATGCCGTCCTGACTACATTATCCGGTATCTGGTTGGATCGGGATTTGTTCGAGTATGCACTCGCAGCACTTTATTGCCATGCAGAGGAAGAGCGGCTTGCTTTCACCAATATCTATCGTCGGTTTTGGCGACAGAAAGGAACCCGTATCGCGGATAAGAGAGCGCAGAAAAACAAGAAGAAAATCACGAAAGCTCCCAAAAGCATAGCCGTAATGCTAGGGCAGGGAGAGAGTGATACCGATGAGCACAGCGAGGATTCAAAAACGACAACGGGCGCAAACAACAGTGAAACCGTCAAAAAGACGGATTTTACAAAGTTGAGTGCCAGTGAGACTCGTTTTCTGGACGAATTGTCTGAAAAACTCATCAGAGAGATGAGTTTACGCATCAAGCGTAAGAAGAAAAAAGGCAAACAAGGTAGCGTCGATCTGGGTCGCTCTATCAGAAAAAACATCCAGAATGGCGGGACAATCATCCGTCTGGTAAAGACAAAAAAGAAGAAAGAAAAATTTCGGCTCCTCATCCTACTGGATGTGAGCGGCTCCATGGACAAGTATTCCTTCTACCTGCTGAAGTTTTTGTGGTCTTTGCGGAATCATTTTAAACAGATTGAAGCCTTCGCTTTTAGCACCAAGCTGATGCGCATTACGGACTACATCGCAGACAAAGATTTGTCGGTTGCCTTGATGATGATCTCGCAGTACGTCACCCATTGGTCGAGCGGTACCAAAATAGGGGATTGTTTAAAAGATTTCAACGACAACTATGCGAAGCGGCACTTGAACGGAAACACCATTACAATTGTTCTTAGTGATGGACTAGATACGGGTGAACCCGAAGTTTTGGCGGAAGCCATTCAAAAAATAAAATTAAGGTCCAAGAAGTTGGTCTGGCTCAATCCCCTCAAGGGAATGAACGGCTACGAACCGATCCAGGAAGGAATGAAAACGGCCCTTCCGGCCCTCGACCACTTTGGAGCTGCACACAATTTTGCCAGCTTACTTGAACTGGAAAATATACTCATCGATGCATAA
- a CDS encoding AAA family ATPase: protein MTGPKELIPLLDELGFVVEEELATVLFLLLQLEKPLLLEGPPGVGKTQVAYILSKYLGYDLIRLQCYEGLDVNNAIYEWNYQKQLLAIKIYEQSGISEKEKEELIFSEEYLLKRPLLQAISADRRMVLLIDEIDRADEEFEAFLLELLSDFQISIPELGTIKAKHKPVVVLTSNRTRELSDALKRRCLYHWVNYPDMEKEIKIIRKHIPDIEMQLAAQIGAYVSQIRRLKLDKSPGISETIDWARGIAALHGEGNAVYNSLSCLLKSDHDIKLVAQEIFQD from the coding sequence GTGACTGGACCCAAGGAACTCATACCTTTGCTTGATGAATTAGGATTTGTAGTGGAAGAAGAGCTGGCTACAGTCTTGTTTTTACTGCTGCAACTGGAAAAGCCGCTGCTGCTAGAGGGCCCTCCAGGAGTAGGGAAAACACAGGTAGCCTATATCTTATCCAAGTACCTCGGTTATGATTTAATCCGACTACAATGCTACGAAGGGCTTGATGTCAACAATGCCATTTACGAATGGAATTATCAAAAACAGTTGTTAGCCATCAAGATTTACGAGCAAAGCGGTATTTCTGAAAAAGAGAAAGAAGAACTTATTTTCAGTGAAGAATACCTTTTGAAAAGACCATTACTACAAGCCATCAGTGCGGATCGGAGGATGGTCTTACTGATTGATGAGATAGACCGGGCGGATGAGGAGTTTGAGGCTTTCTTGCTGGAATTGTTGTCTGATTTTCAGATCAGTATTCCTGAATTGGGAACCATCAAGGCCAAGCACAAACCCGTAGTTGTACTTACCTCCAACCGTACCCGTGAATTGAGTGACGCTCTGAAGAGACGATGCCTTTACCATTGGGTCAACTACCCCGATATGGAGAAGGAAATCAAAATCATCAGAAAGCACATTCCTGATATTGAAATGCAGTTGGCAGCGCAAATTGGTGCCTATGTAAGTCAGATTCGCCGGCTGAAGCTCGATAAGTCTCCGGGTATTTCGGAAACCATCGACTGGGCCAGAGGAATTGCAGCACTGCATGGGGAAGGAAATGCGGTCTACAACAGCTTATCTTGTTTGCTTAAATCTGATCACGACATAAAGCTTGTCGCTCAGGAAATTTTTCAAGATTAA
- a CDS encoding SRPBCC family protein, which translates to MNTLITKEFDIDQPIEVVWKSLAAPEEIVDCVPGAAITEKIDDRNYKGEVVTKFGPIKAAYAGDIEIVELDEANHKMVLKGRGLDSKGKGSADMIMKGVLTEENGKTHVSFSMDITIVGMLAQFGSRLINDVSDQLLNQFVKNFSNKLAGNGGETAGETDNALNAGALAGTVVKSMLGSVGDIFKGGKKDA; encoded by the coding sequence ATGAATACTTTAATAACGAAAGAATTTGACATTGACCAGCCGATCGAGGTGGTTTGGAAAAGCTTGGCGGCACCGGAAGAAATCGTAGACTGTGTACCTGGTGCGGCCATCACCGAAAAGATCGATGATCGCAACTATAAAGGCGAGGTAGTCACCAAGTTTGGTCCCATCAAAGCAGCTTACGCTGGCGATATCGAGATTGTAGAGCTGGACGAAGCCAATCATAAAATGGTACTGAAAGGCCGCGGGCTGGACAGCAAAGGCAAGGGAAGTGCGGACATGATCATGAAAGGTGTGCTGACGGAAGAGAATGGGAAAACCCACGTCAGTTTCAGTATGGACATCACCATCGTAGGCATGTTGGCCCAATTTGGTTCCCGGCTCATCAACGATGTATCCGATCAGTTGCTCAACCAGTTTGTGAAAAACTTCAGCAATAAATTGGCGGGTAACGGTGGAGAAACGGCAGGTGAAACCGATAATGCACTCAACGCAGGAGCACTTGCCGGCACGGTCGTGAAAAGCATGTTGGGAAGCGTTGGAGATATCTTCAAAGGCGGAAAAAAAGATGCTTAG